In Hyphomicrobiaceae bacterium, the following are encoded in one genomic region:
- a CDS encoding TIGR02301 family protein produces MRRPRTGLISTIIAASLIWATTPGVIAAQQAKPYDDKLMRLSEILGAIHYLRELCGANEGQYWRDRMRELMDAEGSTTLRKARLTRAFNQGYRSYSRTYNTCSPSAQTAVTRFISEGAELSDGLIKSFPQ; encoded by the coding sequence ATGCGCCGCCCACGGACTGGACTGATATCAACCATTATCGCCGCTAGCCTCATCTGGGCAACCACGCCGGGAGTTATCGCGGCGCAACAGGCCAAACCCTACGACGATAAGCTAATGCGTCTGTCGGAAATTCTGGGCGCCATCCACTATTTGCGGGAGTTGTGCGGTGCCAATGAGGGGCAGTATTGGCGCGACCGGATGCGAGAGCTGATGGATGCCGAGGGATCGACCACGCTGCGCAAGGCGCGGCTCACGCGCGCCTTCAACCAGGGGTATCGTAGCTACAGTCGCACCTATAACACCTGTTCGCCTTCGGCGCAGACAGCCGTTACCCGCTTCATCAGCGAAGGCGCCGAACTCTCAGACGGATTGATCAAGAGTTTTCCGCAATAA
- a CDS encoding L,D-transpeptidase produces MKRLSLVVAAVAIVGASGNASANEGFYDQYGYQTPNKYTRAAPPPKAKASEAFSFEFKKKQAAALSGDGEKSGGGRPKISPITPPKVSFHGYGAGQIIIDQSSRKLYYTVSSSKAYVYPIAVGKQGFKWTGTEKISKKVDWPDWRPPAEMRERKPNLPVSMAGGVYNPLGAKALYLGNTLYRIHGTNDPKSIGTAASSGCIRMYNGHVVHLASLAGVGTTVHVVSKLPKAIASN; encoded by the coding sequence ATGAAGAGATTATCGCTTGTCGTCGCCGCCGTGGCCATTGTTGGCGCGTCGGGCAATGCCAGTGCGAACGAGGGCTTCTACGACCAGTACGGGTATCAGACGCCCAACAAGTACACTCGTGCGGCCCCTCCCCCGAAAGCCAAGGCCAGCGAGGCCTTCAGCTTCGAGTTCAAGAAAAAACAAGCGGCGGCTCTCTCCGGCGATGGAGAAAAGAGCGGTGGCGGGCGTCCCAAGATTTCGCCCATCACACCCCCCAAAGTCAGCTTCCATGGATACGGCGCCGGTCAGATCATCATCGACCAGTCGTCGCGCAAGCTTTACTACACGGTTTCCTCATCGAAGGCTTATGTCTATCCGATCGCCGTCGGCAAGCAGGGCTTCAAGTGGACGGGAACCGAGAAGATCTCCAAGAAGGTCGATTGGCCGGATTGGCGTCCGCCGGCTGAAATGCGCGAGCGCAAGCCCAACCTGCCTGTATCCATGGCGGGCGGTGTCTACAATCCACTCGGTGCCAAGGCGCTTTATCTGGGCAACACGCTATATCGCATTCACGGCACCAACGATCCTAAGAGCATTGGCACAGCCGCGTCGTCAGGCTGCATCCGGATGTACAACGGCCACGTTGTGCACTTGGCCAGCCTTGCAGGCGTCGGCACCACCGTGCATGTCGTGAGCAAGCTGCCCAAGGCAATCGCCTCCAACTAA
- a CDS encoding SOS response-associated peptidase, with protein MCSRYSLTAPPEAIGKLFAVPIEHGFPPRYNIAPTDPVLIVRNAERGGRELVLVRWGLIPSWVKDPREFSTLINARSETAIDKPSFRGPMRHRRCLVPADGFYEWTGTRGDKQPHLIRRRDREPFAFAGLWEHWLGADGSEIETMAILTTGANADMSALHDRMPIIIAPEDFDRWLDCKPGTADFVRDILKPPPEGLMDHIEVDRRVNNPRNEGAGLQTPVRTTLL; from the coding sequence ATGTGCTCGCGTTATAGTCTCACCGCGCCCCCTGAGGCCATAGGCAAGTTGTTCGCCGTCCCTATCGAGCACGGATTTCCACCGCGTTATAACATCGCTCCGACTGATCCGGTCTTGATCGTTCGTAACGCAGAACGGGGTGGGCGGGAGTTGGTTCTGGTACGTTGGGGGCTCATTCCGTCCTGGGTGAAGGATCCTCGGGAATTTTCGACCCTCATCAACGCGCGCTCCGAAACGGCGATCGATAAACCGTCTTTTCGGGGACCTATGAGGCATCGTCGATGCCTCGTGCCCGCCGACGGCTTCTACGAATGGACCGGAACGCGCGGCGACAAGCAACCTCATCTCATTCGCCGTAGGGATCGCGAGCCCTTTGCGTTTGCGGGTCTTTGGGAACATTGGCTAGGCGCCGACGGCAGCGAGATCGAGACCATGGCCATACTGACGACGGGCGCCAACGCTGACATGAGTGCGCTCCACGATCGGATGCCGATCATTATTGCGCCCGAGGACTTCGATCGCTGGCTCGATTGCAAGCCGGGAACGGCCGATTTTGTGCGTGATATTCTCAAGCCCCCACCGGAGGGGCTGATGGATCACATCGAGGTGGACCGACGGGTCAATAATCCGCGCAATGAGGGTGCGGGGCTGCAGACACCGGTACGCACCACGCTGCTTTGA
- the nadA gene encoding quinolinate synthase NadA, with protein MRLEIAICRFDELKEASALATISKTTVRQTKSGSKAIAASARTAATRKSAPARLPETGKAFAPLANPPKYEWSPALKAEMAPMYDRVKHVVTPMEWPHYAPLIKAINELKKIRNAVVLAHNYMTPEIFHCVSDFRGDSLQLAKEAARVDAKVIVQAGVHFMAETSKLLSPDKTVLIPDLRAGCSLASSITAEDVRMLREAYPGVPIVTYVNTSAAVKAECDITCTSSNAVKVVESLGAPRVLCIPDQYLAKWVQSQTKVEVIAWKGACEVHERFTGAELEQMRKDDPGLKIIAHPECPPDVIAAADFTGSTSGMINWVKDKRPAKVMLVTECSMASNVAVEAPDVEFIRPCNLCPHMKRISLEGIYDSLVNMQYEVTVDPDVAERARRAVERMVNLTN; from the coding sequence ATGAGACTAGAGATCGCCATTTGCCGGTTCGATGAGTTGAAGGAGGCATCCGCGTTGGCAACCATCTCTAAGACCACGGTGCGTCAGACCAAGAGCGGTTCAAAGGCGATCGCGGCTTCGGCCCGCACCGCCGCCACGCGCAAGAGCGCGCCTGCCCGCCTGCCCGAGACGGGCAAGGCTTTCGCGCCGCTTGCCAACCCACCGAAATACGAATGGTCTCCCGCTCTCAAGGCCGAGATGGCGCCGATGTACGACCGCGTGAAGCACGTGGTCACGCCGATGGAATGGCCGCACTATGCGCCGCTGATCAAAGCCATCAATGAGCTGAAGAAGATCCGCAACGCTGTCGTGCTGGCGCACAACTACATGACGCCGGAAATTTTCCACTGCGTATCGGATTTCCGTGGTGACAGTCTTCAGCTGGCCAAAGAGGCCGCGCGCGTTGACGCCAAAGTCATCGTGCAGGCCGGCGTTCACTTCATGGCGGAAACCTCGAAGCTGCTTTCGCCCGATAAAACCGTTCTCATCCCAGATCTGCGGGCAGGCTGCTCGTTGGCATCCTCTATCACTGCCGAAGATGTGCGCATGTTGCGTGAAGCCTATCCGGGCGTGCCTATCGTCACTTACGTCAACACGTCCGCAGCTGTGAAAGCGGAATGCGACATCACCTGCACGTCCTCCAACGCCGTCAAGGTCGTTGAAAGCCTCGGTGCACCGCGCGTGCTTTGCATTCCCGACCAGTACCTCGCGAAGTGGGTGCAAAGCCAGACTAAGGTCGAGGTCATCGCCTGGAAGGGTGCTTGTGAAGTTCACGAGCGCTTCACCGGCGCCGAGCTGGAGCAAATGCGCAAGGATGATCCAGGCCTGAAGATCATCGCCCATCCTGAGTGCCCACCCGATGTCATCGCGGCGGCCGACTTCACCGGTTCGACTTCAGGCATGATCAATTGGGTGAAGGATAAGCGGCCGGCCAAGGTGATGCTCGTCACCGAATGTTCGATGGCGTCCAACGTTGCCGTAGAAGCTCCCGATGTCGAGTTCATCCGGCCGTGCAACCTTTGCCCGCACATGAAGCGCATCAGCCTGGAAGGGATCTACGACAGCCTCGTCAACATGCAATACGAGGTGACGGTAGACCCCGATGTCGCGGAACGCGCCCGCCGGGCTGTCGAGCGCATGGTGAACCTGACGAACTGA
- a CDS encoding dihydroorotase, whose product MAESFDLLIKGATIVNHDGEGVRDIAVKDGRIAALGQLTNAQAAQTLDAKGLHILPGVIDTQVHFREPGLTHKEDLETGSRGAVAGGVTAVFEMPNTKPLTTTAELLAQKVSLARNRMFCDFAFYVGGTRENVGEIPALEKLEGSAGIKVFMGSSTGDLLVDDESSLDRIIDRISRRAAFHAEDEARLISRMGERKTGDPSSHPVWRDEEAAMIATTRLVCLAEKYGKRVHVLHVSTAEEMAFLRDHKEFATVEVTPHHLTLAAPECYERLGTYVQMNPPVRTERHRAAIWAALEAGIVDVLGSDHAPHTREEKDHAYPASHSGMTGVQTLVPIMLDHVNAGRLSLQRFVDLTSHGPQRLFGIRGKGRIAAGYDADLTVVDLKRRETITNRWVESRAGWTPYDGVTVTGWPVGTFVRGRQVMWEGEIFSGAQGAPVRFLEGAR is encoded by the coding sequence ATGGCTGAATCGTTCGATTTGCTGATAAAGGGCGCGACGATCGTCAATCATGACGGTGAGGGCGTGCGGGATATTGCGGTAAAGGACGGCCGCATCGCCGCGCTGGGGCAATTGACCAACGCACAAGCGGCGCAGACGCTGGACGCCAAGGGCCTGCACATCCTTCCCGGCGTGATCGACACGCAGGTGCATTTTCGCGAACCTGGATTGACGCACAAGGAAGATCTGGAAACTGGCAGCCGTGGGGCGGTCGCTGGCGGTGTGACGGCTGTGTTCGAGATGCCCAACACCAAGCCGCTGACCACCACGGCGGAACTCCTGGCGCAGAAGGTGTCGCTCGCGCGCAACCGAATGTTCTGCGACTTCGCTTTCTATGTCGGGGGTACGCGGGAGAATGTCGGCGAGATCCCTGCGCTGGAGAAACTCGAAGGCTCCGCCGGCATCAAGGTGTTCATGGGCTCGTCCACCGGCGACTTGCTTGTCGATGACGAAAGCTCGCTTGACCGGATCATAGACAGGATATCACGGCGGGCGGCCTTCCATGCGGAGGACGAGGCGCGCCTGATCTCGCGCATGGGTGAGCGCAAGACGGGCGATCCCTCTTCGCACCCAGTATGGCGCGACGAAGAAGCGGCGATGATCGCGACGACACGACTGGTGTGCTTGGCCGAGAAGTACGGCAAGCGCGTTCACGTGCTGCACGTCTCGACCGCCGAAGAGATGGCGTTCTTGCGCGATCACAAGGAGTTCGCCACCGTCGAAGTCACGCCCCACCACCTCACGCTGGCTGCGCCTGAATGTTACGAGCGCCTGGGTACCTACGTGCAGATGAACCCGCCCGTTCGCACGGAACGTCATCGGGCGGCGATCTGGGCAGCGCTGGAAGCGGGCATCGTGGATGTGCTGGGCTCAGATCATGCCCCCCACACACGTGAAGAGAAGGACCATGCCTATCCCGCGTCCCATTCTGGCATGACAGGCGTGCAGACACTCGTCCCGATCATGCTCGATCATGTCAATGCGGGACGGCTGTCGCTGCAACGCTTTGTTGATCTTACGAGCCATGGTCCGCAGCGTCTGTTCGGCATTCGCGGCAAGGGCCGCATTGCCGCTGGCTATGACGCCGACTTGACCGTCGTTGACCTAAAGCGGCGCGAAACCATCACAAATCGCTGGGTTGAAAGCCGCGCGGGTTGGACGCCTTACGACGGCGTGACGGTGACCGGCTGGCCCGTTGGCACCTTTGTGCGTGGTCGCCAGGTTATGTGGGAAGGCGAGATCTTCAGCGGTGCGCAGGGGGCGCCGGTGAGATTTCTTGAGGGCGCGCGCTAA
- a CDS encoding NAD regulator yields MIPQENDGLAPSAVEIGLTAAIVAVLDNEPVALVVRGEPDSAGATDGLPFGPFEPRQHRTLETGLRSWVQEQTGLDLGYAEQLYTFADRGRHLEISDASPPVVSIGYLALTQARVGNELSSGIWRSWYHYFPWEDWRRGRPEIISTDIEPRLKAWAERQGELPAAQRPIARSERIRICFGLDGTAWDEEKVLERYELLYDAGLVEEARRDSRPSAQEWSDLPRLGHPMQFDHRRILATAINRTRAKIKYRPVVFELMPVEFTLYELQKTVEAILGPHLHKQNFRRLVEGAGLVEPTGEMKTRTGGRPAKLFRFRREVLLERPAPGVRVSAPPSRTQ; encoded by the coding sequence ATGATCCCACAGGAGAACGATGGCCTTGCGCCATCTGCCGTCGAGATCGGATTGACGGCGGCGATTGTCGCCGTGCTCGACAACGAGCCCGTCGCACTCGTCGTACGCGGAGAACCCGACAGCGCCGGAGCAACTGACGGACTGCCGTTTGGGCCGTTTGAACCGCGTCAGCATCGCACTTTGGAAACCGGACTTCGTTCTTGGGTGCAAGAGCAGACGGGGCTTGATCTTGGCTATGCCGAGCAGCTCTACACTTTCGCCGACCGTGGCCGTCATCTGGAAATCAGCGACGCGTCACCGCCAGTCGTTTCCATTGGCTATCTGGCGCTAACCCAAGCGCGCGTAGGCAATGAACTTTCAAGCGGCATCTGGCGCTCTTGGTATCACTACTTCCCTTGGGAAGATTGGCGCCGCGGACGGCCAGAGATCATATCGACTGACATCGAACCAAGGCTGAAGGCTTGGGCCGAACGCCAGGGCGAACTCCCCGCTGCACAACGTCCCATCGCGCGTTCAGAACGTATTCGCATTTGCTTCGGTCTCGACGGTACAGCCTGGGACGAGGAGAAGGTGCTGGAGCGTTATGAGCTGCTTTACGATGCTGGCTTGGTTGAAGAAGCCCGCCGAGATAGCCGCCCGTCAGCGCAGGAATGGTCCGACTTGCCTCGGCTCGGTCATCCCATGCAGTTCGACCACCGCCGCATCCTGGCAACGGCGATCAACCGCACGCGCGCCAAGATCAAATATCGGCCCGTCGTGTTCGAGCTGATGCCGGTCGAGTTCACGTTGTACGAATTGCAGAAGACGGTTGAAGCAATCCTTGGCCCTCATCTGCACAAGCAGAATTTCCGCCGTCTCGTCGAAGGCGCAGGCCTTGTCGAGCCGACCGGAGAGATGAAGACGCGCACAGGCGGCAGACCCGCAAAGCTGTTCCGCTTCCGCCGCGAGGTTCTTTTGGAACGTCCGGCTCCCGGCGTTCGCGTTTCCGCGCCGCCAAGCCGCACGCAATAG
- a CDS encoding HD family hydrolase, translating to MTQDPEHKPRAWQRMLSGRRLDLLAPNPADIEIDDIAHGLARVARWNGQTTGAHSFSVAQHSLVVEAIVQANNTGFGSKELLAALLHDAPEYVIGDLISPFKAAIGLDYKAFENRLLAAIHRRYALPIAENSELTTSIKHADRIAAYYEATVLAGFAIEEAQSFFGRPEIPKTLHHELLLLEPLPANQAEMAFIDRFNQLWSDS from the coding sequence ATGACCCAAGATCCCGAACACAAGCCGCGCGCGTGGCAGCGCATGTTGTCGGGCCGCCGACTTGATCTGCTGGCCCCCAACCCCGCCGACATCGAAATCGACGACATCGCGCACGGATTAGCACGCGTAGCACGGTGGAACGGACAGACGACGGGCGCCCATTCTTTTTCGGTCGCGCAGCATTCACTCGTGGTGGAAGCCATCGTGCAGGCAAATAACACCGGTTTCGGCTCTAAAGAGCTTCTCGCGGCCCTCCTCCATGATGCTCCCGAATATGTGATCGGTGACCTGATCAGTCCATTCAAGGCCGCGATTGGCCTCGATTACAAAGCTTTCGAGAACCGGCTGCTTGCTGCAATTCACCGCCGGTATGCTTTGCCGATCGCGGAGAATTCGGAGCTGACGACGAGCATCAAGCACGCCGACAGGATCGCTGCGTATTACGAAGCGACCGTTCTTGCGGGCTTCGCGATCGAGGAAGCGCAATCTTTTTTTGGGCGTCCTGAGATACCTAAAACCTTACATCACGAGCTGCTCTTGCTTGAGCCACTGCCAGCAAACCAAGCTGAAATGGCCTTTATAGATCGATTTAATCAGCTCTGGTCCGATTCATAA
- a CDS encoding carboxymuconolactone decarboxylase family protein, producing MIKDWQDYMKQLSPHLRELRVGTSDVMKSFSAMAQASLKTNALDTKTKELIALAIGVATRCDDCIAFHTKAAIEQGASREEVMETLGLAIYMGAGPSVMYASHAVEAFDQLKAAKDAAKSAAPAQD from the coding sequence ATGATCAAGGACTGGCAGGACTACATGAAGCAGCTTTCGCCCCATCTGCGCGAGCTTCGTGTCGGCACGTCCGACGTTATGAAGAGCTTCTCGGCGATGGCGCAGGCTTCCCTGAAGACCAATGCGCTCGACACCAAGACCAAGGAGCTGATCGCGCTCGCCATCGGCGTTGCGACACGCTGCGACGACTGCATCGCCTTTCACACCAAGGCAGCGATAGAGCAGGGCGCCTCGCGTGAGGAAGTAATGGAAACGCTTGGGCTGGCGATCTACATGGGTGCGGGGCCGTCCGTCATGTACGCCAGCCACGCGGTTGAAGCGTTCGATCAACTCAAGGCAGCGAAGGACGCCGCGAAATCCGCAGCTCCCGCACAAGACTAA
- a CDS encoding folate-binding protein codes for MDKPFIAHLEDRGVVAVTGADAVKFLNGLVTNEVAHLAEGEAAYAGLLSPQGKILFAFFALRTADGFFLDVAREKAADLVKRLSLYKLRAAVTIADVSERFDVWVAKDESSIAKHIPNVALSFRDPRHEAMGLRILSPRDAAASAAPSNGDVGAYVAQRIALGVPEGGKDYEFGDTYPHEADFDWFNGASFAKGCYVGQEVVSRMKHKTVVRKRVVRITGETNLKPGADITIGTVVIGRTGSVDGVHGLALLRLDRYAEAREAGQTVSAADTPIQVCDEDFTRYAETVAKREKA; via the coding sequence ATGGATAAGCCATTTATCGCACATCTGGAGGATCGCGGCGTCGTAGCCGTCACCGGCGCAGATGCGGTGAAATTCTTGAATGGTCTGGTGACCAACGAGGTTGCTCACCTTGCCGAGGGAGAGGCGGCCTACGCGGGGCTTCTATCACCGCAAGGCAAGATCCTGTTCGCCTTCTTCGCCTTGCGCACGGCAGACGGGTTTTTCCTCGATGTCGCGCGCGAGAAGGCCGCCGATCTGGTCAAGCGCCTCAGCCTTTATAAACTGCGCGCCGCGGTGACGATTGCCGACGTCTCGGAGCGCTTCGACGTCTGGGTCGCGAAGGATGAATCTTCAATCGCCAAGCACATCCCGAACGTGGCTCTTTCGTTTCGCGATCCACGACATGAGGCGATGGGGCTCCGTATCTTGTCCCCACGGGACGCAGCAGCGTCCGCTGCGCCCTCAAATGGTGACGTCGGTGCCTACGTCGCGCAGCGTATCGCACTTGGCGTTCCCGAAGGCGGCAAGGATTACGAATTCGGAGACACCTATCCGCACGAAGCCGATTTCGATTGGTTCAACGGCGCCTCGTTCGCGAAAGGATGCTACGTCGGACAGGAAGTCGTCTCACGCATGAAGCATAAGACGGTCGTGCGCAAGCGCGTGGTCCGAATTACTGGCGAGACAAACCTGAAACCGGGCGCGGATATCACAATCGGCACCGTCGTCATAGGTCGTACGGGCTCCGTCGATGGCGTTCATGGCTTGGCTCTTTTGCGTCTCGATCGTTATGCCGAAGCACGTGAAGCAGGACAAACCGTATCGGCGGCGGATACTCCGATCCAAGTTTGCGATGAAGACTTCACGCGCTACGCCGAAACGGTCGCGAAACGCGAAAAGGCGTAA
- a CDS encoding rhodanese family protein, which produces MGTMQKISPKDAKLLIDKGAVLVDIREADERARAQIAGSCHMPLSKLGTLGNAPATKGQVVVFHCKSGNRTMVNADKLAGKTQCESYILDGGIDAWTAAGLPVAATAKKAPIEIIRQVMIVAGSMALAGVVLGMYVSPVWYYLSAFVGLGLIFSGVTGFCLMAYILKRMPWNKGFA; this is translated from the coding sequence ATGGGAACGATGCAGAAAATCTCGCCTAAGGACGCCAAGCTCTTGATCGACAAAGGGGCCGTTCTTGTCGATATTCGTGAAGCGGATGAGCGCGCCCGTGCACAAATCGCGGGGTCGTGCCACATGCCGCTCTCGAAACTCGGCACGCTTGGCAACGCTCCTGCGACGAAAGGCCAAGTGGTGGTGTTCCACTGCAAGAGCGGCAACCGCACGATGGTCAACGCCGACAAGCTCGCCGGCAAGACGCAATGCGAATCTTACATCCTCGATGGTGGCATCGACGCTTGGACCGCGGCGGGCCTGCCTGTTGCCGCTACTGCGAAGAAAGCGCCAATCGAGATCATCCGGCAGGTGATGATCGTGGCAGGTTCGATGGCCTTGGCAGGTGTCGTCCTGGGCATGTACGTTTCTCCAGTTTGGTACTACCTATCGGCATTCGTTGGATTGGGATTGATCTTTTCAGGTGTTACGGGCTTCTGCCTGATGGCCTATATCCTGAAGCGGATGCCCTGGAATAAGGGCTTTGCCTGA
- a CDS encoding DNA-3-methyladenine glycosylase I, whose product MATTISKNSGSGKATMLRCPWPGIADPLYARYHDTEWGVPLTDDRALFEKLVLEGFQAGLSWLTILKKRDNFRSAFHGFDARRIVRYGTKDIARLMDDAGIVRNKLKIEATIDNARAYLALTKHTPLSHFIWSHLDGPPQQNKLVRLSDAPAQTDLSKRISKSLKAEGFRFVGPTTVYAFMQSSGMVNDHLVSCPRHDPCAKLQRALKIPGKA is encoded by the coding sequence ATGGCAACGACTATCAGTAAGAATTCCGGCAGCGGGAAAGCGACGATGCTCAGGTGTCCATGGCCTGGCATCGCCGATCCATTATATGCACGCTACCACGACACAGAATGGGGCGTGCCCCTGACCGATGACCGCGCACTGTTTGAAAAGCTGGTGCTCGAAGGTTTCCAGGCCGGGTTGTCCTGGCTCACGATCTTGAAGAAGCGCGACAACTTTCGCTCCGCGTTCCACGGATTTGATGCACGGCGGATCGTGCGCTATGGCACAAAGGACATTGCGCGGCTGATGGATGACGCCGGCATCGTGCGCAATAAATTGAAGATCGAAGCGACCATCGACAATGCCCGCGCCTACTTGGCACTGACGAAACACACGCCGTTGTCTCACTTCATCTGGTCGCATCTCGACGGCCCGCCGCAACAGAACAAGCTGGTACGTCTGTCTGACGCTCCAGCGCAGACCGACCTTTCAAAGCGCATCTCAAAATCGCTGAAGGCAGAAGGCTTCAGGTTCGTAGGACCGACGACGGTCTATGCCTTTATGCAGTCTTCGGGCATGGTCAACGACCATCTCGTCTCTTGCCCTCGCCACGATCCTTGCGCAAAACTTCAGCGTGCCCTCAAAATTCCCGGCAAAGCTTGA
- a CDS encoding LysE family transporter, protein MDYIPNPFIIPVGLFIGVLVAAPVGPVNVLCVQRAIERGFWGGIAAGLGSMLGDGLIALSAGMGVGAISAAVENYRAVIQVVGGLALMAFGAKLYYATPRIAVAPVHEHETSLRDFVWDIPQTFFLTITNPGAVLGLIAIFGGVSTFVEVHSTVDVLLMVAAIMTGSLLWWVGLSNLISRHRHRIDATRLGTINRVAGILLAIFGGLLLAEVVWKGGHF, encoded by the coding sequence ATGGACTACATTCCCAATCCCTTCATCATTCCAGTGGGATTGTTCATTGGCGTCTTGGTCGCCGCCCCTGTTGGTCCGGTCAACGTCTTGTGCGTTCAGCGCGCAATCGAACGCGGCTTTTGGGGCGGCATTGCCGCCGGTCTTGGCTCGATGCTCGGAGACGGATTGATTGCGTTGTCAGCCGGCATGGGTGTGGGTGCGATCTCAGCTGCGGTTGAGAACTATCGTGCCGTGATACAGGTCGTGGGCGGGCTGGCGCTCATGGCATTTGGAGCTAAGCTCTATTACGCGACACCGCGCATCGCGGTTGCTCCCGTGCATGAGCATGAAACAAGTCTGCGCGATTTCGTATGGGACATACCGCAGACGTTCTTTCTCACCATTACCAACCCCGGCGCTGTACTTGGCTTGATCGCAATTTTCGGCGGCGTCTCGACATTTGTTGAGGTGCATTCGACCGTCGACGTGCTGCTCATGGTGGCGGCCATCATGACCGGCAGCCTGCTCTGGTGGGTTGGGCTATCTAACCTGATCAGCCGCCATCGCCACCGCATCGACGCGACGCGACTGGGCACGATCAATCGTGTCGCCGGAATTCTACTGGCGATCTTTGGCGGATTGTTGCTGGCTGAAGTCGTCTGGAAGGGCGGCCACTTCTAA